In the genome of Desulfomonilaceae bacterium, the window GTACCCACATGCAAGGCCAGGATAGAATCAAAGAAAAGCTTACCGACGAATCGGCTGAATTGCGCTCTCAATTATTGACCAAAAAAAAACCAACTGAAACTGCAGTTGGCGTAGGATGGGAAGATTATTTTCTTGTCCAAGAACTAATGCAACTGCCGGGCCAAAGTTTAATTTAAACTGAAAATATCGCGTATCGGGGTTAATATCAATGTGTTACCAAGGCTCCCGTCATCGATTGCATATTCGATTAGTAGGTCTGAATTAAGGGATTTGTTCAAAAATTTATACATAAAAACGCCTCCAAACCACAAGACATTACAATTACTGGACTTTTTTTGTATTAAAAACCGGCGGCTTCTGCCGAAAATTTGAACACGGGGGTATTTATTTTACGCCTCTTTTGGCTAATGATTGAGTCAGGCGTTTTTTCTTGCTTGTTGTTATTTTGATTCGCTTTCAAATTTGTCCAACTGGAGCTGAAACATTCTAAACGGTCTACTTGTCTACCTGACTTTAGACTTAATTTGTCGTTCAAGAAAGGAGATCTCATGAAGAAACTGCTTTTGATAGGCTTGGGGCTGGTGATGCTCATGGCCTCTTTTGGTTTTGCCGCGGACGAACCTGCAAAGGCCCCTGCCCCTGCGTCGGTCACTGCTCCTGCAGCAGCCCCTGCGCCTCCTGTGGCCGGTTCGGAGACCGTAGTTTTAGGCGTAACGGTTACAGAGTTAACAAATGTGGTCAACGGTTGGAGCGTCAAGAAAAAAGTCATAGGTAAGCGAGTCTACAACGATAAGAAGGAGAAAGTCGGTACGGTAGAAGATATTATCATCGCTCCCGATAAGGTCGTTACCTATGCAATAATCGGGGTTGGAGGATTCCTGGGCGTGGACAAGCATGACGTCGCCATTCCGATCAAGCAATTTAAAGTGGTAGATGGAAAGTTTACATTACCTGGCGCAACAAAAGACGCCATCAAAAAAATGCCCGCCTTCAAGTATGCAAAATAGTAATAATCTTCATACGTGGACACAACCTGTTTTTCGAGAGCGGTTCCATCGTGGAATTATTTAATTGACTGAATAGACTACTAATTGTCATAATGAATGCTGTTAAGTATTCATGACACCCTTCAGAATCCGCCTTGTATAATCGTACGAGAGCGGATTTATTTTGGATGTTTTGTAATACCCGCTTATCGGAAGGCATATCTCACCGGCTGACCAAAGCCACTGTCCTGAAGACTTATGCCTTCCTTCATTTATACCCTTGTTTCTCCTTCCCTTTTTCGCTCATGTAGTATCTGGGAGTGGATGACGAGCCAAATTATATCTTGAATATTGTGACAGACCACATTCCGGAGAGGATAATGCTCAGAACTGACGACGACACCATAGAATCATACTTGGCAAAAATCGAAGCCCAGGTTCGTCAAGACCATCCCGTTTGGGATAAAGAAAGACAATGGAAAATAGAGGTATCGAGCAAGATACCGATGCTAAAGAAAGAAGCAATTGACTACGATGAGAAGATAATTCGTATTGATAAGGGGATTCTTAGAAAAGCCTTAAATGGAGACGAATCTACCGAGATCAGAATATTAGCCCATTGTTCCGCTTATGCTTCTGGTTTTAAGATCACGTATAAATAAGTTTCGGATGGTTCGAGCAAATCCCTAATCGTCAATAAACGCCGAGATAATCCGATACATCCTGGACTGGCTTGCTCAACTTTGACATTACTTTTTCCATCTAAAACCTCATGTTTCATCATGAATTACCAATTTCGTCCCTTTTTGTTGATATTTCTTGAGTTAACGTTTAGTTTTCTTTACTTCTGCCTGAGTCTTTCGTCGGAGGGCAAACCAAATGACAAACCACAGCGATCTTCCTAGACAAATAGTCGTCACACCAACAAAAAGTGTCGGAATATCCATTATATTGACCGTTCTATTTGGACCTCTTGGGATGTTCTATTCAACCATCCCGGGAGCGATCATAATGCTCATAGTGTCCGGTATAGTGGGTCTAGTGACGCTGGGATACGGACTCATCATTACGCACCCCATCTGTGTAATTTGGGGAGCCCTTGCAACGCATTCATATAATAAAAAACTGCTTGAAGGTTTGAGGTTGTCTTCAGGGATGTATGTTTAGGGACTTTTCTCTCAAGCTGGTTCAACTCTAACCGAAACATTATACTTTAACTTACTTCCAGTATATTTGAGAGGACCCATAATTACAACAAATTGATCCAATATCTTCCGTGATAATTACAAAAATCATTTTAATTCATATTTCTAATGAAGCCCATTAAATGCTATTACAAAAATACTGAGTCGCTCTAAATCATCGGTTTCGTCAAATGGAGAGAAAAAATGCCCAGGAAACCAAAAGATGGATCAGTTGCTCCGGTAGGCCCAAGCAATCTCATTTATCAGATGAAGGTCACACTTAAAGGGGTTAAACCACCAATATGGAGAAGAGTTCAGGTCAGAAGTGACATCACTCTCAAGATTCTTCACAGTACGATACAACTGGTTATGGGTTGGCACGATGCGCATCTCCATGCGTTCAACATCAAGGGAGAGTCATACGGAGACCCTGAGGACGAATTTGGGTCGGATGAAAAGAAATTCCGTTTGAACAGATTGAACCTGGAAGAGAAAGACAAGTTTATCTATGAGTATGATTTTGGGGATGACTGGGTACACGAGATTCTGCTAG includes:
- a CDS encoding plasmid pRiA4b ORF-3 family protein, with the protein product MPRKPKDGSVAPVGPSNLIYQMKVTLKGVKPPIWRRVQVRSDITLKILHSTIQLVMGWHDAHLHAFNIKGESYGDPEDEFGSDEKKFRLNRLNLEEKDKFIYEYDFGDDWVHEILLEKILPVDEKIQYPICLKGKRSCPLEDSGGPWGYMDLLDIISDPDHPEHEESIEWVPEDFDSEMFDAEEINRRLKAIRR
- a CDS encoding PRC-barrel domain-containing protein, producing the protein MKKLLLIGLGLVMLMASFGFAADEPAKAPAPASVTAPAAAPAPPVAGSETVVLGVTVTELTNVVNGWSVKKKVIGKRVYNDKKEKVGTVEDIIIAPDKVVTYAIIGVGGFLGVDKHDVAIPIKQFKVVDGKFTLPGATKDAIKKMPAFKYAK